The Desulfovibrio inopinatus DSM 10711 genome includes the window TTCGGTGATTGTCCACGTATTGCAAATTCGTTGTGGGCTTTTACATTCCATACAGACTCCCGTTTTGGTGCAGGGCGTCTTGAAATTATGGCGTTTTGCGTTTTCAGGTGCTGCTATGGTTTTAATACGTTCTTGCGCGGCTTCAATATCGGGCACGATTTTATTTTTTCCAACAGTCAAAACAAGATGACGAGGACCATAATTCAGGGCAGCTGTGCGATTTCCGACCATATCGAGGTTGACGAGAACGCCAGTCTGAGTCAGAGCGTTGGTTCCCGTGAAGAACAAATCACTCAAGAGTGCATGGCGGCGACGTTCAAGGATGGTTTCGCGGTCGACGCCTGGTTCGAAGGTGTCGATAAAGACGATATCAGCGTCGTCTTTGAATGCATCAAGGACTGCTGTGGCATGGAGTGTCATAGAATCGGCATAGGATACAACTTTCGGTTGAAGAACAGGCACGATATGATCGAGAATATGCTGCGTAGCGCTGTGTGGTGAATCAACCACAACCGCATCGAAACCATTTTTTTTCAACGCATCCGCACAAAGCTCTAATTGCGATAATGATATGCTCGACATATAACCCCTTTTCGACAAACGAACACAATTGTTCAACCTGTTTGAACTTGAAATCCCGGAATACAAACCTATGTGTGGTCTTGACTTTTGCCTTTTGACCGCCTAAAAAGAACGGCTTTACTTTTTGCTGCCGGGGAAATTACGCATGTTTGACAGCTTAACAGACCGACTAGAAGGCGTCTTTAAAAAAATTCGTGGCCATGCCCGACTGGATGAAAACAACGTCCAGGAGGCATTGCGCGAAGTACGCTTGGCGTTGCTTGAAGCTGACGTCAACTTCAAAGTAGTCAAAGATTTTGTCGCTCGGATCAAAGATCGGGCAATGGGACAGGACGTACTCCAGAGCCTGACCCCGGGACAGCAAGTGGTCAAAATTGTCCACGAAGAAATGCTGGTACTTCTCGGGGATTCCGCGCAGGAACTCGAACTGAAATCTTCACCTGCATCCATTATGATGGTTGGTTTGCAGGGCTCTGGGAAAACCACGACTTCAGGAAAGCTGGCTCTTTTCTTGCGACGTAACAAGAAGAAAAAGCCACTGCTTGTGCCGGCCGACGTCTATCGACCAGCCGCTATCGACCAGTTGACCAAGCTGGGCGCTCAGCTCGACATCCCTGTATACCCCTCCAAGCCGGAGGATAATCCTGTTGATATCTGTGTGGCCGCTCTTGATATGGCTCGGGAACAGGGGAACGACCTTGTTCTCTTCGATACGGCCGGCCGCTTGCATATTGACGAAACATTGATGGAAGAATTGATTGCCATCAAGACCCAGACGAATCCGGACGAAATTTTGTTCGTTGCCGATGCCATGACCGGTCAAGATGCTGTAACCGTGGCATCAAGCTTTAACGAACGACTTGATATTTCGGGGGTTGTTCTTACGAAGATGGATGGTGATGCCCGTGGTGGGGCTGCGCTGTCTATCCGGGAAGTCACGAAAAAGCCTATCAAATTCGTCGGTATCGGGGAAAAACTCAATGACCTTGAGATTTTTCATCCGGACCGAGCCGCTTCCCGTATTTTAGGGATGGGCGACATCCTGACCCTCATTGAAAAAGCACAGCAGGATGTCGATGAAAAAGAAGCCGCCGAGATGGAACGGAAGTTCCGCAAGGCCGAGTTCGATTTCGAAGATTTCCGCACTCAGCTTCGGCGAGTGAAGAAAATTGGTTCTCTGGATGGAATCATGAAATTGATTCCGGGGATGTCCCAAATTCGTCAGAAGTTGGGCGATATTCAGATGCCGGAAAAGGAATTGGCCAAGGTTGAAGCCATGATCAATTCCATGACTGTGCAAGAACGCCAGCAACCCAAAATCATCACGACCAGCCGCCGCCAACGTATTGCTCGAGGCAGTGGCGTCACCATCAATGATGTCAATCAGCTCGTAAAAAATTTCGAGCAAATGCAGAAAATGATGAAAAAGATGATGGGTGGTGGCAAAAAAGGCTTCAAAATGCCTCGAATGCCCAAAGGGCAGATGCCTCCTGGCATGCCAGGGATGCCCGGAATGTCAGGTCAAAGCGGTTTGCCCGGCATGGGAGGACTTCCTGGAATGGGAGGCATGCCAGGGATGGGCGAAGGGTTTCCCGGTATGGAAGGCGGGCAACCGAAACGCAAATCGACCAAGGCCGATCAGAAAAAGAAAAAAGAACGTCGCAAAAAGCATCGCCGCAAATAGGTCTTTGCTGTTTCTTGCGGAGTTGAAACAACGTACGCTGTTTCACGATGTTCTTTGAAATTTGTCGAGATTGCGGCCTTGTGCCGGATGCCTCTTCATGTCGAGAGTGTTTTCTTTTGGTTGAATGTGGAAAATGACTTGCAGGACAAGCAAAAAAGCTTAAATAACTACAATGGGAGTACATAAGATATGGCCATGAAAATTCGCCTCACCCGCCTTGGGTGTAAAAAGCGTCCTTTTTATCGTATTATTGCTGTGGATTCGAAAACCAGACGCGACGGACGCGCGCTGGATTTCATCGGGCATTACAACCCCATGGTTGACCCCGCTGAAATAAAGGTGGATAAAGAAAAAATGCAGAAATGGCTTGATCGCGGTGCTAAACCGTCTGATACGGTGCGGGCATTGCTGAGTAAGGCCGCTGATTCCTAAAATCCTGCCACGGTTACCGAGAACTGTAACGACATGCGGTGCTGACTACGGGACGAACGCGGAGGTGGAAAATGCTGAAAGATCTGGTCGAATATGTTGCCAAGTCGTTGGTCGATAACCCTGATCAAGTTGTGGTTTCAGAAGTCGAGGGAGAACAAACCTCGGTCATCGAACTCAAAGTAGCCAAGGAGGATCTTGGCAAGGTCATCGGCAAACAGGGACGGACGGCACGAGCTATGCGAACCATTCTCGGTGCGGCATCCACTAAGGCAAAGAAACGTTCCGTCTTGGAAATCCTTGAATAAGTCGCAACCGATATGACGAAAACCGACTACGTTGTTGTCGGCAGGGTCGCTAAACCTCATGGAATCAAGGGGGAGTTCCGCATACAATCCTATGCGGACTCCCCCTCCTTCTTCTCCGGGGTCGAGACGATTTTTTTCGGCTCGGAAACACGCGGCGCTCATGTCGACCCCAAACCGTACAAGCTCATTTCAGCCCGGCCGCACAAAGAAAACGTTTTGGCCGTGGTTGAAGGTATCAACGATCGCAACGACGCAGAGCGTCTCCGTGGTTTTGATGTGTTTGTACGAGCAGAGGAATTACCCCTCATTGATGACGATGAAGTCTATCTCCATGAGATATTTGGATTTGATGTCATCAATGTGCAAGACAATACACGCATCGGAATTTTGAACGGTGTGCTTGAGATGCCCCAGCAAGAAGTCTGGTCTATTGGCACGGATTCGGGAAAAGAAGTTTTGTTTCCAGCCAATGAAGAGACGGTTGTTGCCATTGATCTCGACGAAAAAACCGTGAGCGTTGACCCGCCTGAAGGGTTGCTCGAACTGTATTTGTAAAATCGTCTACGCCCAGTGGGTGACGTAATGCCACCTCTGTCCGTCTTGTCATCGTTGAGCGAGACTGGAATGACGTTTTCTTGGGCAAGGACAAAGACACAACGTAGATAAGACAGCAGACATTCCGTGCATATTACTATTGTCACCATCTTTCCCGAATTTTTCGATTCGGCGCTTTCATGCGGGCTTTTAGGGCAAGCGCGTGAGCGTGGTCTTGTGTCCTTTTCGTTCGTCAATCCCCGTGACTTTGCTTTCGATCGGCATCGCAGTGTTGATGACCGTCCGTATGGCGGAGGACCGGGCATGGTCATGACCTTGCCGCCGCTCAAACGAGCGATGCAATCTATTGAGACGCCTGGGCAGATTGTGGCGATGACACCGCGAGGGAAGCCGTTTTGTCAGAGCATGGCTGAGTCTCTCTCTCATCAACGTGCATTGACACTCGTTTGCGGACGATATGAAGGATATGACGAGCGTTTCACCTCGCTGTTTCCTGTCGAGGAAACATCGGTCGGTGATATGGTGCTGAACGGTGGAGAAACAGCAGCACTTGCTGTCATTGAGGCAACGACACGGCTCATCCCCGGATTCATGGGACATGCAGACTCCGGAAGCGAGGAGTCTTTTGCGGCAGGACTCTTGGAATATCCGCACTATACACGGCCGGAAGAATTCGAAGAGCTTGTTGTTCCTGAAGTGCTTTTGAGTGGGGATCACGCGGCTATAGCAGCTTGGCGACGAAAAAAATCTTTAGAGACGACTTTGGCTCGTCGTCCTGACCTGTTCGATCAGGTCGACATGGACAGAGCGGATATGCAGTACCTTGCCAGTATCATGCGTCAGCGCATGGGACGCAATCTCTATCTTTGTCTTGTTCATGGGCCGGTACGAAACAAATATGGCCAGGATGCGGTAGTTTCTTTGACAAATCTGGATTTGCATGATATTGCGCGCGTTTCCCGGACGTATGGTCTTGGAGGTTTCAGTGTTGTCACGCCGCTTGAAGACCAGAAAAAATTGGCGGCAACATTGCTTTCTCACTGGACATCCGGGCCT containing:
- the rpsP gene encoding 30S ribosomal protein S16 gives rise to the protein MAMKIRLTRLGCKKRPFYRIIAVDSKTRRDGRALDFIGHYNPMVDPAEIKVDKEKMQKWLDRGAKPSDTVRALLSKAADS
- a CDS encoding KH domain-containing protein; its protein translation is MLKDLVEYVAKSLVDNPDQVVVSEVEGEQTSVIELKVAKEDLGKVIGKQGRTARAMRTILGAASTKAKKRSVLEILE
- a CDS encoding lactate utilization protein, which encodes MSSISLSQLELCADALKKNGFDAVVVDSPHSATQHILDHIVPVLQPKVVSYADSMTLHATAVLDAFKDDADIVFIDTFEPGVDRETILERRRHALLSDLFFTGTNALTQTGVLVNLDMVGNRTAALNYGPRHLVLTVGKNKIVPDIEAAQERIKTIAAPENAKRHNFKTPCTKTGVCMECKSPQRICNTWTITERSYPKGRITVILIDEEIGL
- the rimM gene encoding ribosome maturation factor RimM (Essential for efficient processing of 16S rRNA), with translation MTKTDYVVVGRVAKPHGIKGEFRIQSYADSPSFFSGVETIFFGSETRGAHVDPKPYKLISARPHKENVLAVVEGINDRNDAERLRGFDVFVRAEELPLIDDDEVYLHEIFGFDVINVQDNTRIGILNGVLEMPQQEVWSIGTDSGKEVLFPANEETVVAIDLDEKTVSVDPPEGLLELYL
- the ffh gene encoding signal recognition particle protein, with the translated sequence MFDSLTDRLEGVFKKIRGHARLDENNVQEALREVRLALLEADVNFKVVKDFVARIKDRAMGQDVLQSLTPGQQVVKIVHEEMLVLLGDSAQELELKSSPASIMMVGLQGSGKTTTSGKLALFLRRNKKKKPLLVPADVYRPAAIDQLTKLGAQLDIPVYPSKPEDNPVDICVAALDMAREQGNDLVLFDTAGRLHIDETLMEELIAIKTQTNPDEILFVADAMTGQDAVTVASSFNERLDISGVVLTKMDGDARGGAALSIREVTKKPIKFVGIGEKLNDLEIFHPDRAASRILGMGDILTLIEKAQQDVDEKEAAEMERKFRKAEFDFEDFRTQLRRVKKIGSLDGIMKLIPGMSQIRQKLGDIQMPEKELAKVEAMINSMTVQERQQPKIITTSRRQRIARGSGVTINDVNQLVKNFEQMQKMMKKMMGGGKKGFKMPRMPKGQMPPGMPGMPGMSGQSGLPGMGGLPGMGGMPGMGEGFPGMEGGQPKRKSTKADQKKKKERRKKHRRK
- the trmD gene encoding tRNA (guanosine(37)-N1)-methyltransferase TrmD yields the protein MHITIVTIFPEFFDSALSCGLLGQARERGLVSFSFVNPRDFAFDRHRSVDDRPYGGGPGMVMTLPPLKRAMQSIETPGQIVAMTPRGKPFCQSMAESLSHQRALTLVCGRYEGYDERFTSLFPVEETSVGDMVLNGGETAALAVIEATTRLIPGFMGHADSGSEESFAAGLLEYPHYTRPEEFEELVVPEVLLSGDHAAIAAWRRKKSLETTLARRPDLFDQVDMDRADMQYLASIMRQRMGRNLYLCLVHGPVRNKYGQDAVVSLTNLDLHDIARVSRTYGLGGFSVVTPLEDQKKLAATLLSHWTSGPGGQRNPDRAEALSLVSVHDRIEDAMHAVKAKTGQAPIVFATSATAEKTVSLRCVQHTLTTSPILLLFGTGHGLTEDTLEFTTGCLRPIRPFDVYNHLSVRAAAAITVDRLLGDVG